CGACAGGGCAGGAGCTCTTCAAAACCGCATTGCCAGGCCTCGTCCACGTCCGCGCCGAAACGCCGGCAGCATCCCGACTGGCGAGCCTCGTCGCACAACTTTTTCGAGAGGCATCCAGCGGGCGACTTGGCTCCGCTTTCGCCATCCGACAAAACGGTCAAATGATGCTGCTGGAGCTTCTTCGCGCCTACATGGAACAGGACGAGCCGCCCGTCGGATGGCTCCGCCTCCTCGCCGACGAAACGCTCGCCCCCGCGCTGCGACTCATGCACGAGCAACCCGGAGAAACGTGGGGCCTTGAAGAACTCGCCCGCTTAGCAGGCATGTCCCGCAGCGGGTTCGCCGAACGGTTCCGCAAGGTGTCCGGCACCCCGCCTTTGTCGTACCTGGCACGCTGGCGGATGGTGCTCGCTCAACGGGCACTGCGCGACCCCGACGTCCGCGTCGGAGCCCTTGCTACAGATCTGGGCTACGGGTCCGAAAGCGCGTTCAGTAACGCCTTCAAGCGCGAGGTCGGCCACTCTCCCCTCAACTACCGACGGCTGCTGAGCGCGAACGGATAGGTATCAAAGTGCAGTCGCCTCTTTGGGCGAAGGGGAGTCTCGGACCCTGACTTGCCCCCTAGATCCCCGCACGGGCCGCCAAGCGGTGCCAAAAGTTGGCCACCTACCGTTGCGACTCTTAGGAATGGTGGCGCGAATTGTGGCCAAGTGAGACGTCTCGTAAATCTTTAGTTTTCTGAGACTACGAGTTCATACGCGCTGACCGCCGCCCGACGGGCGTTTCATTTTCTACGCGGTGGCGCGTGGTGGTGTGAGGAGTGTGCCGCGGATGACGCTCCCGTGGAAAGTACGGATCGCGACGGTGATCCACGCGGCGAGGAGTCCCGCGTAGTAGATGCAGGCGAGAACTTGCAGGGCCATAAGCCCGGTGTGGAGGGCGAGTCCCGAAAGTCCGGTGACGCAGGTATCGACGGGGAAAGTGAACGACCACCAGGTCAGGGCGGACCCTCCGGACCTGTTCACGGAACCAGGACGCCGACCCGTCCCAGCCGATACGTTCCGCCAGCACGGTCGCTGGCATGAACGGCGACTCGACCAACAGCACCCTGACTTGATGCTCGACAGCATCGAATGCCGTCCCCGCTGGCGGCCGGACGTACTTCGGTGGCGACTCGGCCGCCAACGCTTTCGCGACCGTGTTCCGTGAAATCCCGAGCTGCCTCGCGATGACGGCCTGCGGGACCTTCTCGCCGTGATGAAGCCGACGAATCAACGCCCAATCTTCCAAAGTGATCACCCATCCAATCGTGGATTGAAGTGCTCACTTTTCGACCGTCACAACTGCTCAGTTTTCAACCGTCACCGACATTTTTCGATCGTTACGCCTTCGAGCGGGGGGACTATCCGGTGGTTGTCGCAGGAGGACACGACGGCCCGACATGTCAAGGGTGTTGCGTGTGTTGGTTCTTCACGTAGCGTCGTAACCAGCGGTGGGAGGCGCATGGTTATCACGAAGATCCGGATCGACGGGCAGAGCTTTCTCCTTGATTCGGCCGAAGATGTCCTCGCTCTGCGGAAGCGCATTCAAGACGCGGCTCGGACGTCACCGACGTTCGTGGACTTTAAATCAGTAGGTCACGGCACTGTGAGTGTTCTCGTCAGCGCAACCCGTCCGGTCCGGTTCGAACAGATCGAGCGGACTGAAGGCGAGTACGAGGAGATGCGAGAGAACCCGCCCGGACCAGAGATCGACCTCCTCGGGCTTGAGGGGCTTCTCTAGGACCGCACTTCTCGGATCCGGGTCGGCCGCCACGTCGGCGTCACCGGGCGAGGCGACATGCTGAGCAGGGTGTTTGGCTGCTTGAAGCGACGGCGTGAAGTTGTGCTCCGCCACCGGGCCGGCGTATGCGGACTTCATCGGTGCGGACCTTGCGGTTTCCGTTCGGCTCGGCGGCGAGGCGAACAAGCTCCGAGTAGCGATTTGACGGGGGAAAACAGGCTAGTTGAGGAGTAGCCGCGCGACATCCAGACCGAAGTCGTCAAGCGGTGAAGCGGATGGTGCCGATGTTGGTGCCGTAGTCGGCGCTATTCAAGGACGGGTGTTGCCGAGTCTGGGCGCTGCGGGCATAGGCGGGTTTTGAGCGGCGGGGTCTGGTGGCGGTGACGAGGACCGCCAGGAATGAGAATACGAGCAGGTGACCGGAAAAAGTCGACATCATTCCAGGGTGCCCCCATAAGGGCTGTACCGCACGGTCCGTATCTCGGATCTGAGAAGTCTCCGTTGCAGGCGGGGGTGGTGTGTGCGGGTACTGTCAGCGGCATGGGGTTCTTGCACTACGGCGGTGAGGTGTTTCCGCTTGACGACCGCACTCTCGTGCATCTGCAGATCGCCATCTACGAAGCTCGCGCCGGGGGCCGGGAGTTCTACGTGACCTGGCCGATTTCGAGGGACTCGGGGAGCGGCCGGCTGAGTGCGTGGCTGACCCCGGGGATACCCGTTCTTTTCGAGTACGAAGGGTCCCGCGTGCCACGGATCAACCGGGCGTGGGTCGAGAAGCTCGCCCACAGCGCGATGACCGGGACCGGGCTCGTCGTCACTCCGGAACCGTTCTGACCTGAGGTCGTCCTCCAGTGGCTGAATCCACCCCTGACGAAGACCACAGTCACACGTCGCCAGCGGGTGTCGATGTCGGTGTCTAGCAACGGTAACGGCTCGAAACCCTGATTGTGGGGCCGGCGTTTGTCGATTTTGACTCTCACAACGGCCGTCATATTTCTACGTTTTTGACGGCCTCCATGTTGGTTGTCTTTGAGATCGTCGACCTGGAGGATCGGGGCCCCACACTCGGATGTGGCTGTCCCCGCGTTCGACCTAGGTTGTTTCGTCCTCGAATAGCGGTTGCAGCGGCTGCTGGAGGCGGCGCCAGATCACGCCGAGCTGGGGGGAGGTGCTGCGGCAGACCGACAGGGCCCGTCGGTTCGGGTCGGTTGCCCGGTGCGGCGAACAGCTGCTTGGTACGGCGAAGTGGAGTGCGTCGACGCGGCGAGGACCCAGCCCCTTCCGGCCCGCGTCGGCCCGCGCTCGGTTTTCTCGTTGCCAGGTGGGACAGGTGACATGACCTAACCGGGACAGGTTCTGAGAAGATCCGCTCTTTCTGGAGGGTTGCCGCTGGGTCGATCACGGGCGGCGGAGAGCGGGGAGGATTGCGCCGCTCCAAGTAACGTGCCCATGTCCAGTGCTGATCGAACTCGTCGTGCGGGTCACCCGTCTTGGACGGTCGCTCCGGCGGCGCTCCGTCCGTTCCTTGCTGTCCTCGCGCGGAGGGGGTTCTCAGAAGGCGGTGTAGTACTTGTTCTTGAAGTCGTACCAGCTGCTGCAGTGGCTGGCCCAATCGGGTGCGTGGCCGTTGCAGAGGCGGATTTCGACGTACTTCACCCCGACGCTGCTGTCGGAGGGCACCTGGTCGGCGCAGTTGTCGCCGGCGCCGCTGGTGCAGGGAGAGATGTAGCCGAAGTTGCCGCTGCCGACGGTCTGGATGTTGTAGTTGATGTAAGGGCCGTTGCCGTCGGCCTTCAGGTCGTGCTCGACGTAGCTGATGTGGTATGTCGAGCTGGTGCTCCACACGAGGGTGACTGTCGCGGAGGCGTTGGAGTCGGTGGAGGTGAAGTTGTGGCTCTCCGAGGCGGTGGTGGCGAACGCCGGTCCGGACACGCCGACGGTGAGGGCGACGGCGCCGAGGAGGGACGCCGCGAGCATGCGGGCTCGAAGTTTCATGAGATTCTCCTTTGGGATCTGCATTGATGTGCAGGTGGGTGAGACGGATCGGGTCTGGGAGTGATGCGAAGGATGCTGCGGGACCGCCTGCCTGACGGGGCTGTCAGTACTTCGGGCGGGCGAACTTGTATCGGCCGGTGGTGTCCCAGGGGTCTTCGTAGAGCTTGACGTGGTTGGTGGAGGCGTTTCCGGTGCCGGCGTTGCCTTCGACGGTGCGGATGTGTCCGTCGCTGTGGGAGCGGACGAGTCCGATGTGGCCGACGCCGTAGTACCAGACGATGTCGCCCTGGCGGACGTTGGCGGCGGAGACGGGGGTGCAGAGGTCGTAGAACGCTTCGGAGCTGCGGCTGAAGCCCGTGTCGGTGCCGCGCAGGCACCAGCTGACGAAGGTAGCGCACCAGTCGGCTGAGGTGTCGTACTTCGATGTCCAGATGGCATTCATCTGGGCGAGGTTGTTGCCCTCGTAACTCTTCGCGAGGGTGATGACGTCCGACGGGGTGGTCGGGGCCGCCGCATGAGCGCGTTCGGCGGGGCCGGAGAGAGCGACGATCGTCGCGAGGGAGAGTCCGCCAGCTCCGACAAGGAGCGAGCGCCGGCTCAGCAGGGCTGAGGTGTCCATCTTCATTGAGGAATCATTCATGAGCGCAACCCTCACACCGGCTCCGAGGAGAGCTCAAGTCGTCCGAAATGCCCCTACCGTTCCGCAACTGTCAGGGCCATAGTGAGAGGACCGCGGCCATGGCAGCCCTTCTTCCCCCGGCCATCCGGTGCTCATCGACTGCTCCCATCGCCGGGGCCTACCGTGGAAGGACCTCGGGTCACGGACGTCGTAATTCCTTCTCGAGGTGCGGTTCTCGTGGACCCTGTGCAAGGTGCTTTGCGGGGGCCGTGGCAGAAGCAGGCGGTTTTCGGCTCGACGGCGATCGCGCACTTTGAGGGGGAGCCGGCGGGCCGTCGGCGTCGGGTCGGCGACGGCCCGCCCGGGGGAGACGTCCTTGTCTCCCGTGTCCTCGTCGGCGATGCTCCAGCAGCGGCCGGCGAGGAAGGTGGCGGTCCCGCGAGGTCGTGTCCGACGCGATGCTGACCGGCTGGCGGCCTCGGTGCGGGTGACATTACTGCTTCTTGAACGAAAGAGGAAGAGGCATCACAGCGCTTGAGGCGCACCGATCTGATGGGGCTCTCTCTCGAGAGTGCTGAGTTGCACGCTTCACGCGACAGGCAGGAAGCGACCGGAACTTTGCCGCGACCTGTTTCCGCGATGTCGTCGTGGTGCAGGAGGTGAGTGTCGGAGGCTGTCGAAAGGCGCCGACGTGCTTCGTTGCGGTCGTGAACGTGATCGAGGTCCGGCGCGACTCCATCGCGATCTTACACAGGACCCGGCGACCGGGTCTGCTTCTGCTGCTTGTGTTCCTCGTGCGTCTTGTCCGCTACGACGTCAGGAACCGCTAGCTCGGGGGAGTCGGGCAGCTCCGGCGACGTCCAACCTGGCTCCTACCCTTGGTGGGCGCGGACGTTGTTGGCGTCATCCGGTAAGTCGATCGGTGTCGTCGGGCGTGACGAGATGGTCGCTGATGTCTTGGGCGAGTTGTTGGAGGAAGCCCACGTCGATGGTGGCAGCATCACGAGGGTGGGTGTCGAAGATGCACAGCGCTCCGATTCGTGTCCCGTCAGGAGCCATAACTGGGCAGCCGGCGTAGAAGCGGATCAGTGTGTCGAAGGCGATGCGAGGGTCCGACCAGGCGTCTTCGACGACGAGAGGTTCTGCTGTCTTGATGGTCGTCGCGCAAAACGATTCTGCGATCGGGATTTGGGAGTGGGGCAATCCCACTTGTGCTTTGTTCCACTGGTATGTGTCGGTCACCACGGAGAACACCGCAGCCTGTGTGGCGAACAAGTCCCGTGCTCGGCGGACGATCGCAGTGAGAGGAACTTCTGGTGGGGAATGCAGAATCCCGAGAGTGTGAATGGCTGCGAGGCGTCGCCGTACCTCTAAGGGGTTGCTGCCCGCAGCGGCGGTGAGCCCTGACGGGGTCGTACCGGATGTCGTCCACCGACTTGGCGACATGGAGGTACCGGCCGGGGAACCCTCGCCACTTTTCATCACCGGAGGGGGGCCAACGAGAACGGGCACGAGGTGACGGGCGAGGACCGTCGCCCAGGATTTGTAGACCGCGGGGCTCTTGAAACGCATCCGATCGACGTCGTCGAGCCTTCCATCGGCGATGTCAGGTGGGGCCAGGTAGGTGGCGCGCGGATCGCCGAGGAGGACGGTCTGGGTCATCTGGTTCAACGCAGCGGCCCACCGGTCGACGAGGCCGTGTTCTTTGGTGTGAGTCACATTCACCGAGCTGACGGGTTGAATTCCCACCATGGTGATCATGGTCCCGGGCGGTGTCGATGCTTTCAATGCGTCCGTCAGTGCGCGCACGTGTCCCATCCACTCCAAGGGGGCGAGGAGTTCGAAGGCATCGCCCACGCCGGTGAGGACGACAACGGCGTCGTACTCCATCCCGCCTTTGTCAGGGAGGGAATGGAGAAGGTTTGTGATCGACATGCCGGGCTGGACACAAACATCCACGTCCGCACCCCGCCCGGTTCTGAGAGCGAGTTCGCGGGCCAGCTGGCCGGGTAGGGCGAGGGCATGCGTGCGGACACCCCACGAGACCGCGTACTCGTTACCGAGGACGAGGATTCGGTGTCCGGTGGGAGCGTCGACGCTGCCGTGAGCGGTGTCGTTGGGCTTCGGGACACCGGCGGACCGGGCGGACACGGTTCGCATCCTTTGGCGCATGACGGTTCGGGCAAGAGGAATCAGGCTGGAGGGCAGCATGCAGGTCTCCGTAATGGAGCGTGAGCGCATCTCCGTCTGAGGTGGTGGCCGCAACACTACCTTCCGTAGAGCGTCGTCCCTACTCCCCACAACGGGGTCGCACTTCGCGCAGTCGCGGCGTCGGTTCGGGCTCCGTTGGACAGGCCCGCCGGAGTCGCTGCGCTGATCCGCAACCGGCGGCAGCTGACCTCGTCTGCTGCACCTGTGGAAGGAGGACACGTGAAATCCGACCCGTCGCGATGCTCCTGCCGCCTGCGCGTGTTCCGGAAACGGAACCGGAGGGTCGATGCGGCCAGGAGCAGCGCCAACGGTGTGCTGTGACCTGAAGGAGGATCGCTGGGTGGAGTCAGACCACCTGGCGGTCTTCGTCGCGGCCCATCACACTGGTGGGGTGGACGTGATGGTTCTCGCAGGCAGGTTGGTCGATCGCGCGCAGGAGCGCGGGCAGGCGGTTCTGCGGTGCGACACGACCACGCCGGTGGAACAACTCAGGCATCAGGTGCGACGCATTGCGGCGGAGCGGCGTGTGCAGATCCGCACTGGGATGATCGACGATGTTTTCGCGGTCGTGCTGGCAGATGCCGGCCCGTGGGATGAACCGGTGAGCATCATGCGCCGACGACTGCCGAGGCCGACCACGGCCAACACCGTCCACTGATGACGTTTCCTACGCGTCCTCCTCTCCCGACAAGCACCCTCTCGCGGCAGGCCGCCGCCAGAGCGGCACGTAACGCGGGACGGCGCTCAACATTCGCCAAGACGACTCTCACGCAAGAGGTCCCTTTCCCCTTAGCGCCCATACCTGAACATCGCTTCGGCGATGCCGGTTGGGCTGTGTGTCTTCCTGAGCCGGACATCGTCATTGCCGCACCGTGTACGGAGCTCGTGCCCGTACGCACGCTGGGGCTTCGATGCCCGAAGGGGTGATGTCGATGTGCGCGTCGTCTGTGCGACGAGGACGCGGGGCCACATTCTCGATCGTGCCAGCGCTGGTAGTGCCGAAGCTGCGGCGAAGCCAGGTGGAGGTCGGTGCTGGGGTGAGCGGCTTGGGCGTGAAGGAGCGCGAGAGAGTAGGGCTTGCGCGTGCCAGGTGGGGCTACATACCGAGGATCGACTGGCAGTGGTGGGCGTGTCGCCGTGCGGCCGGATGAAGTGGGATTCTCACGAGCAAGGGGTCTTTCATGAAGAACGCGTCCACCGATCGGGCGGCGGAGATCGCGCGTACCGCAGCGGCGCTGTTCGAGTGGGACGACCTGCGCCCAGCTCAGTTCGAAGCGGTCGAGGCACTCCTCGAGGGGCGTGACGTAGTGGGATTGATGCCGACGGGTGTCGGAAAGTCGGCCATCTACCAGGTCGCCGGCGCCGTGATGGAGCGCCTTGTCGTGGTGGTCTCCCCTCTGATCGCTCTGCAGGCCGACCAGGTCGCTGGTCTGGTGGGGCACCCCCTGGCGCCGAAGGCCATTGCCATCAATTCTGGACACACTGAGGCGGAGAATGACGCCGGCTGGGAGCAGCTGGCTGCGGGATCGGTGACGTACGTGTTCCTGGCTCCGGAACAACTCGCCAGCGATGCCACGATGGACAGGCTGCGGTCGGCCGATGTCGGGCTGCTCGTCGTCGACGAAGCCCATTGCGTGTCGTCGTGGGGGCATGACTTCCGGCCCGACTACCTCCACCTCGGCGAGATCGCGGAGCAGCTGGGCCGCCCTCCGGTCCTGGCGCTTACCGCGACCGGCTCCGAGCCGATCCGGGACGAGATCATCGAGCGCCTGCGGATGAACGACCCTCTAGTCCTAAGCCGGGGCTTCGACCGGCCCAATCTCGCTCTGTCCGTGGTCCGCCACGAAGAGGACCACGAAAAGCGAGAGGCGGTCGTCCGCGATGCCCTGTCGGCGCAGGTGCCTGCGATCGTATACGTGGCGACGCGCAGAGAGACGACTGTCTACGCCGCGGCCATCTCTGCCGAGCGTCCTGATCTCAGAGTCGTCGGTTACCACGGCGGACAACGCTCGTCCGAACGGGGACAGGTCCACGAAGCGTTCCATGCTGGCGAGATCGACATCGTCGTGGCGACGAGTGCGTTCGGGATGGGGATCGACAAGCCCGACGTCCGCACCGTCATTCACGCGGACGTGCCGGACTCTCTTGAGGAGTACTACCAGGAGATCGGTCGTGCCGGTCGCGACGGCAGTCCGGCCACGGCGGCTCTGCACTACCGCCCTGAGGATCTCGCCCTTCGTTCCTTCTTCGCTTCCGGGCTTCCGGGAAGGGCAGACCTTCGAGCCGTCTTCACGACTGTCAAAGCTGCCGGTCGTCCCGTCGGCCGCACCGCTGTCAAGGATCAACTCTCCCTGGGAAAGAACGCGGTGTCACGTCTCATCGACCTCTTGCTCGAGGCAGGCGCCCTTTCCGAGAGCAGAAGAGGGTTTTCCGCTGTCGACTCCATGACTGCCGAGGTCGCTGCCGCCTCGGCCAGGGACGTGGCCGAAACACGTGATCGAGTCGAGAAGTCGCGGATCGAGATGATGCGCTCATTCGCCGAGCACCCGAGTCGTCGGCGCCACTTCCTCCTCGGCTACTTCGGAGAGGACACTCCCGAATCGTGCGGCAACTGTGACAACTGCGCCCGGGTCGAGGCCGGCACGGGTCAGGGTGTCGAGGAGCGTTCCGACCGGCAGGATGCTGTGCCCTTCCAGATCCACGCAGATGTGAGCCATCGCGTCTGGGGCGAGGGCACCGTGATGAGCTACGAGGCCGACCGCATGACCGTGTTCTTCAAATCGGAAGGATACAAAGTCCTCGCCCTCGAGGCCGTCGCCGAGCACCACCTCCTCGAAGAGGTTTCCTGACCGCGCCGACACGGGCCGTCTACCTCAGCAGTCATGAGACCGGCGGGCCGTCCACCATGAACTGCTCCCCGGATCGCCGAGAAAGCGCCGACCGCGGAATCAGGGCGTAGCGACCGGATCTGCTCGAAGGAGCACGGTCAGATGGTCATGACCGGGATGGCCATGCGGGGTTGCTCTGCGTGCAGATACCCGCAACGGCCTCCGATACCACCAGTGAAGTGTCCTCCGGTCACCTACGACAGCTCGATAGCGCCGACGGCGGCGAACCATCGCTTCAACTGCGCAGCCATCAACTCCGGTGCGACCACTGTCAACCCGGTGTTAAAGTAGAACCAACGTCGCCCTCCGACAACTCTTGTCGACCACGTCGACTTTGCCACCACCACCACGATCTCTCGCTGCTCATCTCTGCCCGTGTGCAGGGAGACACGGTCGTGAAACTGACATGCTTCGAAATGCTGACCGTCTAACGTCCACGTCATGCAGGTTTTCATCACGAGGCACTGTAGCGGGCCATGTGAAGAGGCGCCGATTGTGATCGGGATGCCCGCCGACGACACCCCAGGTGTGCAAGCCGCGGCGTTAATTATGGCGCTTGACGTCTGCCAGCACCGTGACGAACGCTTAGACCCTCGAAGTGGGGCCAATCGCCTTATGCGTCCCCAGGAGGGGGGACCGTAGAGTGGCGTCAGCCACCAGCAATACGAAGAGAAAACCCGAATTCTGCTCTCCGTGGCCGCGTGCCTCCCTACAAGGCCGGCGGTTCCTCTCTCGGCAGGCCCACCCGAGGGGCCTGCCGAGACAGGCCACCTCAAAAGAACGTCACGACCACGCAGTGATCCGCTGCCTTCTCGTTACTTCGGCTCGGCAGCTAGGACCCGCCCCGACGACCATGGCCTACTGTTTCATAGGTTCTCTTCAGCAATGCAGGAGCGACAAGGCGCTTTGCCTCGTGTCGTGCCGGGCCCCTCATTCCTGTGGCCAGAGGTTGCTATTCAGGAGTTGGCTGTCGTCATCACCGTTAAGTAGGGTGGCGTCCGTTTCGGGTTACGGACGAGGGCGGAAGAGACATTCGGGTTGCCTTTTCCGCCCCATCTCTTTCGCAGGCCTCTCCGTGGTGTTCGCCGTCGATCGATGAGCTTCGCGTCCGAATCAGCCAAGACGATCAGGCTCGGTGGACCGGCCGACGACGATGGGTGAAGACGGTCAGCGGGACACCCGAAGTCAGCAGGCTCGCGACGCTAGCGAAGAGGCCAACCGCACTCGAGCCGGTAAAGGCGAGCTCGGGCGGCAATCCTGCGCCGCGTGGATGCTCGGTCGCTAACGGATGCTGAACTCCAAGAGGCCCATCTCGACCTCTAGCCAGTTCTTCTCGGTATTGCCCAGGGGGTTGTTGGGTCGCCCCCGTAGGCCGTCAGCTCTAGAGGAGGAAAGGTCTCCGACTGAATGTCCATCAGACAAGTGTCTTGTATCTCGGAGTCAAGGCACATGGATTGACGCGCATCGACGGGTCTGGTGATCGCCAGGCAGCACTTCCCCCGGGTCGGATTCGGGAAGTCGAAGCCGCGATGCTCGACTAGGTCGAGGACTTGTCAGGGAGTGCGCCTTTCATCTTTCGCAGCAAGCACCTCGGGGACGCCACTGATGATGTCCGACCCCGTTCAATGGCCAGGGGAGTGTGCAACCAAGTTCTGCTCTGAGCGGAGGGTGTTGCGACGGCAACGACGTGCCGGGCAGTCAGCAAGAGCTCTCCGAACTCTCGCGCTCCGCCGACGCAATCCGTCGAGGGCAGTTCAGCCCTTTGCAGTTCTGAGGCGGAGAAGAGGGGCACCGGAATGGCGCGAGTAGACCGGTGCCCCTCTGAAGATGCCGATGTTGTTGCAAGAAGCTTCACGGGCAGGGATGCAAGCAACACCGGCCAATGAAGACGTCGTGAACGCCTTCGACTCCGCAGACGGTACCCGCCCGTGGCAGCAAGGGGCCGGTGCCGGCGGCAGCCTGGCTCAGGGTGAGTGCAGGCGCAGCACCCGTTGCGGGGGAACCTCAGGCAGTTGGGTTCGTCTCTCCAATCACGCAACAGCCTGTTGCGTCATGACATTCGCTCCAAGCCGGAGGCGTCAGGTTGCGTCAGACTGCTTGGGATGTCTAACCCAGCCCCGTGCCATCGTCCTACGACTCCACTTTGGCGACCCTCAAAGACCAGGTGCTCACGGCGAGGTTCACCGCGCAACGCCGCGTGAACAACGAGCTGGTGGGCCTGTATTGGCGGATCGGCGACACGATCGCCGAACGGCAGGCCGCGGAAGGGTGGGGAGCGAAGGTCATCGCTCGGCTTGCCGCAGATCTTCGCGCTGCGTTCCCCGACATGAAGGGTTTCTCCCCACGGAATCTGACGTACATGCGGACACTCGCCGGAGCGTGGCCGGATCCGGCAACTGCGCAACAGGCTGTTGCGCAATTGCCATGGGGTCACGTCACCGTCCTCCTGGATCGTCTCAACGACCAGGCGCTCCGGTCCTGGTACACGGACCAAGCACTGGCCCATGGTTGGTCTCGGAACGTCCTCGAGCACCACATCAAGACGCAGGCCCACACCAGGTTCGAGGCGGCCCCGTCGAACTTCGACCGAGTCCTCGGCCGGACAGATTCTGATCTCGCCCAGCAGATCACAAGGGACCCCTACGTTCTCGATTTCCTCGCCGTCAACGGTGATGTCAAGGAACGCGGCCTTGAGCAGGCCCTTGTCGACCGGATCATCGACACGCTCCGCGAGCTCGGCGACGGCTTCGCGTTCGTCGGCCGGCAAGTTCACTTCGACGTCGAGGGCGACGACCTCTTCGTCGACCTGCTGTCCTTCCACGTCGAGCAGCTCCGCTATGTCGTCATCGAGCTGAAGACAGGAAGATTCAAACCCGAAAACCTCGGTCAGTTGGGCTTCTACGTGGCGTTGGTCGATGACAAGCTCCGCCGCCCCCAGCACGCAGAGACGGTCGGGTTGCTCCTCGTGACGAACAAGAACGACGCTGTCGTCCGCTACTCACTCGGATCACAGCAGACCCCGATCGAAGTTGCCAGCTACGACTTGCTCCCTCCAGGCATCCAAGCCGCTCTTCCGCCGGAGGAAGACCTCGCTACTGCCTTGAATCGGGTGGACCCGGATGACGAGTGACGTCTGGATATAGCCACGGTCCAGACCTGTTCGAAGTAGCGAGCCAAATCCCTCGACTGGGACATAAACGTGTTACTTGACATAATCAATATTATCGGCTGACAGGCCCCGCTGAAACGAAGACCTCCTGCTTGTCTCCGACCATCGCTGTTGTGTCTCGAATTCAGCAGCCGTTGGATTGCATCAAGCGTCAGGACGCTCCGCCTCAGCTCGGTTTAGCCTCAGGGAGGGCCTTCCCTTGCCTGGGCTGTTGCTTACGGGCTCAGCGACTTCGCTGGCAGATCCCTAATGACTGCACGCAGGTCGTCGTGGACGAAAGGACCACGCCTTCTGCGTCGAAGGGCCGATCGGATATGGGCCGGTTTCTGCCGCGGGCAGCGAGCCACAGTGCTCGGTGCGAATCGCATTGCGCGTTCGGGCTTCGAAAATGCTTGGATCAGCGAGCCTGTCGCGTCGCGCTTCTCGAAGCAGAAACCTGATTGGGTCGTTTTCCGGATGTGTCGACCCGTCCTCCGGGTCACCGAGTACGAACAGAGACGCAGGTCGCAAACGCGGCCGAGGAAGGGAAACACCATGACCGAGATCACCGCCCACCACGGACTCTTCAAAGACACCAACCTGCACGTCGACGACACCGGCGGCACCGGGCGCCCGGTTGTCCTCATCCACGGGTGGCCCCTGTCCGGTGAATCGTGGAGCAAGCAGGTCGACGTGTTCGCAGACGCCGGTTACCGAGTGATCACCTACGACCGGCGTGGCTTCGGGCGGAGCGACAAGCCAAAGACCGGCTACGACTACGACCACCTCACCGAGGACCTGCACAGCGTCCTCGAGGAGCTGGACCTGAACGACGTGACCCTCGTCGGCTTCTCGATGGGCGGCGGCGAAGTAGCGCGCTATTTCAGCAAGTACGGTGTCGAGCGGCTGCGCAGTGTCGTGTTTGCCTCCGCCGTTCCGCCGTACCTGATGAAGACCGATGACAACCCGAATGGTCCCCTGACGAAGGACGCCGCTGCCGAGATGACAGCAGGCTTGACAAAAGATGAAGACGCTTTCTACGACGACTTCACCACCTCGTTCTTTTCCGTCGACGGCGTCTTGAAAGTCACGGAAGAAGAACGCCAGGACGCTCTGCGGCTTGCCAAGCAGGCCAGTAAGAGCGCGGCACTCGAGGCAATGGCTTCCTTTGCAAACACCGACTTCCGCGAAGACCTCACGAAAGTCACCGTGCCGGCTCTGATCATCCACGGTGACGGTGACGGCACGGTGCC
This genomic stretch from Frondihabitans peucedani harbors:
- a CDS encoding alpha/beta hydrolase → MTEITAHHGLFKDTNLHVDDTGGTGRPVVLIHGWPLSGESWSKQVDVFADAGYRVITYDRRGFGRSDKPKTGYDYDHLTEDLHSVLEELDLNDVTLVGFSMGGGEVARYFSKYGVERLRSVVFASAVPPYLMKTDDNPNGPLTKDAAAEMTAGLTKDEDAFYDDFTTSFFSVDGVLKVTEEERQDALRLAKQASKSAALEAMASFANTDFREDLTKVTVPALIIHGDGDGTVPFEGSGARTHEAIAGSELHVIHGAPHGANVSDADEFNRVVVAFLSR